GAAATAATCATACCTACTAACCTTCAATTTACGTCAAGGTCACGTCCGAGTGGTTCCCAGAGAGCGAACCAACAAAACTGTCCGAAACTACCAGCAAGGATATGGCCGACCAGCGAGGTTTCCCAAGTAGGTAGGTAGGATCAAATATCTTATATTAACCTcgattataattttgttttacgtTGTATAGGATGTTTTTTACCGCCGGACCAACACATCCCCGGTGATGGGGTACGGGGCTTGCCCATTACCATCGTTTTCGGATTGATGGAACTCCAACAATGGTGCCAACAAATTTCTTCAATAGAAGCTCATCAATACGGCGAGTGCGGTCAGGCCGGTTAGGCTATGAGCTGGGATTCGGAACAAAGTCCGTAAGTACTAGAACAATAAGGAGTTAACCGGCAAGAGAAATGTTATCAAAATAATACAGTATTGAATAATGCTTATTGGGAAAAAATGCCGATTTAATTCTTAAACGTAGATAAAGTGtaatcatctgtttttttttaaataattatccaCACATTTCCAATTTTCCTAGGGAAATCGTCGAATAGAAATAGTCTGCCTATGATAGCATATCAGTCCCTTCTCTACTGAGTTTTTTTATTCTTATGTGACTTATATGCCTTTTGAGACAGTAGTGAAGCAAGTACATGGCGGTGCTAAAGTATGAATGTTACAAGAAACGTATCATCCAAGTTCTTTTAGAAAACTATAGAAAATGTACCAAAAATTGAGagattttttaaacttcaaaataTGGTAGCTCAATTTTTAGTACATTTAGATATTAGATGGATTTAATTCGATAAGACAATAAGGAATAAACTGATATGGTTCTATACGCAGCTCATTGGTAGTTTCTTTAATTTAAAATACTATGTCTTTTATGTAGTAATTTGTTTTTCGTAATATCCTCTCAGTTTACTCATTACTGGCTTATTGAAAAATAGTAGTATATCCGTTTTTGTTGGAATTGTGAAATTCTTAATGCTGCAATCATAGTCACGCTCGCTGTAATAATCACTCAGTGACTCGTCATTCACAAATCAGCGACTATATCAGTGGTCTAACAACTCTCAGCGCGCTAATAGCATAGTTCTCCTGCCGCACACAGAGTTGCCACAATGATTTTAGTTTAGCTAAGGTCAGTTACCTGACTGGTTGAGGACGAGAGCTTAAGCAATGACTATAATGTAAGTACATATTTCCAAACTATGATCCAACAAATTCTGATTCACTGAGTAAGAGTAAATGAGATTTTTTAATCAGCTATATTTGCACTCCCATATGCATGCGTTactatttaatttgattaattaTTGTGAAagactgaacttgttatcaAAATTCACACTACAAATCAAATCTAATTGGTCATACTACAAGACAATTTTAGGGGAaccatttccatctcactgaaaatatattcatctcGTCGTAAAATAAGAAATACAGCCCCAATCTCGTCGCATCTTTTTGCATACATGGGTGCTCACTCCTAAAAAACAAGAAACGAAGCATATACATtttaattgctttgttttttatatacatGGCAGCTATGATATGAATTACgaagcagtaaccctatataaAACTAATCGAAAATATGAAAGTGTTACCCAAATCCTGctaatttgcatttttttcacttttacatttatttatttttcagaaatattctaatactaataaaatttattcataaccgataatttatttttctataTAAACAGGAAAACGGTGTCTGATTTCTGTAACTAATCTTCCAGACATActgataaacaaataaaatgaagtatctcttctgaaaataaaattgCTTTTCATTCATTTTCGCATTCGTGTCACATTGTCTTTCAACATATTCGATTCTTTTTTTAATGTAAGTAATTTATAGCTGGATCTAGTTTTATTATTATCAGAAGATCTATATcgataatttttcaaatattatcgTTTAATGCTACGTTACACTAAGGATTCAAACCCAGctgattttgatttatttatttattttccaaaaGCGTGTAAGTTAATGCTATTTAATCTGGGCTGTACAGAAAGactttcatttcactccaaaactgaaatttttataAAAGGCTCGGAGACGATTTGAAGAAATGCCTGTCTGTCCATGAAAGTAATCCTTGATCAGGGAAAgggctagttgatcactattgaaattGTTAACGACCGGCTAttacgttcaaaagttatgaagaaatttgtgtAACGAATCAtacaaggttggtgtcttggctaaatgcatGAATGAATACTAGGTTATTTAATGTGGgtattacatttattttttt
This genomic window from Armigeres subalbatus isolate Guangzhou_Male unplaced genomic scaffold, GZ_Asu_2 Contig417, whole genome shotgun sequence contains:
- the LOC134204139 gene encoding uncharacterized protein LOC134204139, which encodes MEGHRNCRMLGYDKCKEYHLIRSRPSGSQRANQQNCPKLPARIWPTSEVSQVGCFLPPDQHIPGDGVRGLPITIVFGLMELQQWCQQISSIEAHQYGECGQAG